Proteins from a genomic interval of Arachis hypogaea cultivar Tifrunner chromosome 10, arahy.Tifrunner.gnm2.J5K5, whole genome shotgun sequence:
- the LOC112716299 gene encoding protein Asterix, which produces MSSSHGNDPRMPAAARPYVAPAVAPQDLPIDYAGFIAVIFGVAGVMFRYKLGSWLALIFCAQSVVNMRNVENDLKQVMMAMMFSLMGLLTNYFGPPRPSKQS; this is translated from the exons ATGTCGTCGTCTCACGGGAACGATCCGCGTATGCCAGCGGCGGCTCGGCCATATGTGGCGCCGGCGGTGGCGCCGCAAGACCTTCCGATAGACTATGCCGGCTTCATCGCCGTCATATTCGGCGTCGCCGGCGTCATGTTCAGGTACAAGCTAGGCTCATGGCTCGCTCTCATATTCTGCGCCCAATCCGTCGTCAACATGAGGAACGTCGAGAACGATCTCAAGCAAGTTATGATGGCTATGAT GTTTTCGTTAATGGGATTGTTAACAAATTATTTTGGACCTCCCAGACCCAGCAAGCAAAGTTGA